A region of the Haematobia irritans isolate KBUSLIRL chromosome 5, ASM5000362v1, whole genome shotgun sequence genome:
CCTCACCTTGGGATGGGTTTTAAAACGCTGGAACTCTTGGAAGGGACTAATCCAAGGATTTTGATAATCCAAACCAACAACAAATCCAACAGCAACGGTGGGTGTGGGTTCATTTAAATGATACAAGAAGGAACCACCATAAGTGAATTTATCCAAAGGCCAGCCAATTGTATGCTCAACTAATCCGGGTCTAAAAACAGTTTTGAAATTTCgattaattaaatttcctaGAGTAAATTTGTATGCTTTTGCCAACTCACTGGTGTTTCTCGGGTTGAATTTCCCAAATTTCCTTGAGACCAATGCCATACGTTTGGGGCTGGCTACCTTCGTTGAGATTGAATTTTTCCATTATCTGCTTACTCAGATGACCACGGCAACCTTCAGCGAAAATTGTTGTTTTGGCATGTAATTCCATACCACGGGCAAATGTGTCCTTTGGTGAGCCGTCCTTAGCAATACCTACATCATTGGTGGCAACGCCTTTAACACTACCATCTTCATGGAATAGAACCTCCGAAGCAGCACATCCTGGATAGATTTCCACACCCAAAGCTTCGGCTTGTTCTCCTAGCCACTTTACCAGGTGACCCAATCTTACCACATAGTTACCATGATTATCCATTGGCCACCCCTTGAAAATGGGAATAGACAAACGGCCAGTTTCCGTAAGGAAAGAGAATTTATCTGTAGTAACGGGAGTATTTAAAGGGGCGCCCATTTCTTTCCAATCAGGAAAGAGTTCATTCAAGGATATTGGATCCATAACGGCACCCGACAAAATATGACCACCAACTTCAGCAGCCTTCTCAACTACACAGACTCGAATTTCCTTTTCTTGTTCGGCAGCTAATTGTTTAGCTCTTATGGCAGCTGACATACCTGCTGGCCCTCCGCCCACAATAACAATGTCAACTTCATCGACGAAACGTTCCATATCGACTTCTATTTAAGGGATATTTTTATGGATAATGATGTTTGAAAATGTGAATTGTAGGTTTTgcatgaaaataatattattaccTTTCCATCGCTCATCCTTCTCGCGGGGGCACACAGTGTAATGTGTGGTAATTTTTGGATATTTAGCAGCATCGGAAGCATTGCGTATTACAGCCGGTGTAAAGAGTTTTTGAACTGTAATGTGATTTGACATTTAATTTACAGTATAGACTAATGCGTGCAATGAACGTGTTGGATGTGAATGATATGGTGATGAAATATCTACCACAGAGCTCAATGAAatgtttaaaacaaatcccTGAATATTTTCTTGATGGAACTGTAACTTAACAGCTAATCTCAGATTTTTGCATAATACCACAATTCTAGCATCCTTTGTGAACTCCTTTATAgtgaaattttgccattttgCAGAATCGAAATTTGGACGCCGGAGAATTGAGTGTTTGTGTCCAACCCTGTGATTTGATTTCATaactggaaaaattttttttaactttaaaagacaccaaatttccGGAAGATTGCAGCAAAAAT
Encoded here:
- the Etf-QO gene encoding electron transfer flavoprotein-ubiquinone oxidoreductase, which translates into the protein MSALLKLGRLTRVQKLFTPAVIRNASDAAKYPKITTHYTVCPREKDERWKEVDMERFVDEVDIVIVGGGPAGMSAAIRAKQLAAEQEKEIRVCVVEKAAEVGGHILSGAVMDPISLNELFPDWKEMGAPLNTPVTTDKFSFLTETGRLSIPIFKGWPMDNHGNYVVRLGHLVKWLGEQAEALGVEIYPGCAASEVLFHEDGSVKGVATNDVGIAKDGSPKDTFARGMELHAKTTIFAEGCRGHLSKQIMEKFNLNEGSQPQTYGIGLKEIWEIQPEKHQPGLVEHTIGWPLDKFTYGGSFLYHLNEPTPTVAVGFVVGLDYQNPWISPFQEFQRFKTHPKVRETFEGATRIAYGARAINEGGIQSLPSKLTFPGGCLIGCSAGFLNVPKIKGSHYAMKSGMLAAESAMESIMGESQETAGYTPKSYPDKIKNSFIWSDLHKIRNVRPCFHNPLGLYGGLVLSGFSIFMGGREPWTLKHAGPDNKSLKPASQCQQIVYPKPDGKISFDLLSSVALTGTNHEGDQPAHLTLKDDRVPVDHNLAIYEGPEQRFCPAGVYEYVPNDEGGNMKLQINAQNCIHCKTCDIKDPKQNINWVVPEGGGGPAYNGM